A genomic region of Candidatus Cloacimonas sp. contains the following coding sequences:
- a CDS encoding lysophospholipid acyltransferase family protein has protein sequence MSKHKIQNRIEYIAFRIALALLKLLPAEVAKVVLKGLFFLGGYGLGIRKNVAVKQLNKVYPEKSRQEKAKIIRKLYRNMALSVYESYLQDDDKLYRNIRIEGREHIEDALSLQRGVILATAHYGNWEAARVLPKAGIPFSGIAKPQRNNLFDNYTNAIRERCGMRIINMKRGLRDVVHELRENRLVAILIDQNAGNSGLVIDFLGFPASHWKGVAKLSLRYKVPIVPSFARRAEDDKIQFEFFPPILHEELEDREENYKIVLTEMDKILEEQIHKHPEQWFWVHLRWKHSYDMLA, from the coding sequence GTGTCTAAGCACAAGATACAAAACAGGATAGAATATATTGCTTTCAGGATAGCTCTTGCTTTGCTGAAACTTTTACCTGCTGAAGTGGCAAAAGTTGTTCTGAAAGGTCTATTCTTTTTGGGCGGTTATGGACTTGGAATTCGTAAGAATGTTGCCGTAAAACAGCTAAACAAGGTCTATCCGGAAAAAAGCCGGCAGGAAAAGGCAAAAATTATTAGGAAGTTATATCGTAATATGGCATTATCCGTTTATGAAAGTTATTTGCAGGATGATGATAAGCTTTACAGAAATATTCGTATTGAAGGCAGAGAGCATATAGAGGATGCATTATCTTTGCAAAGAGGGGTAATTCTCGCCACTGCCCATTATGGTAACTGGGAAGCAGCAAGAGTTTTACCTAAAGCGGGAATTCCTTTCAGCGGAATAGCAAAACCTCAGCGCAATAATCTGTTTGATAATTATACCAATGCTATTCGCGAGCGTTGCGGAATGCGGATTATTAATATGAAAAGAGGATTGCGGGATGTGGTTCACGAATTAAGAGAAAATAGATTAGTAGCTATTCTTATTGACCAAAATGCCGGTAATTCAGGATTGGTGATTGATTTTTTAGGTTTTCCGGCTTCGCACTGGAAAGGGGTTGCCAAGCTTTCTTTGCGTTATAAGGTTCCTATTGTTCCCAGTTTTGCTCGCAGAGCGGAAGATGATAAAATTCAGTTTGAATTTTTTCCCCCTATTTTACACGAAGAATTGGAAGATAGGGAAGAGAACTATAAAATAGTTTTGACAGAAATGGATAAAATTCTGGAAGAACAAATCCATAAGCATCCGGAACAGTGGTTTTGGGTTCACTTAAGGTGGAAACATTCCTATGATATGCTTGCCTGA
- a CDS encoding ATP-binding protein: MFIDHRYEVLERLGAGVWANVYKVHDIRTDKIYTLKLFQYISSEELYSRFSAEEMHRITKLEHPNLSRVVDFGHIGDHIYFTSEYFDGKPLSHFKFSKNRINLIYDIAIQISYALNALHTQNIIHKDLKLENVLFKMEGNSIVVKLIDYGFSKVDTPKDSQAVSGSLPYLAPEVYLGRPPSKASDYYSLGVILYKLTTGSFPFSIDQITSLITGGNQYFIPNFPSELNKDIPLPLEKFILRLLDQNPDNRFTGSEEIVNYINRIQPVQYSFSVSWSMINTLHFNSYLVRDKYSHQLLDYIPAIENGNGKIISILGGDGLGKDSIMSLFRYHLLSGKYFIFDYSCSKTDHEAFFALIKEFVRSLSKDEFQEYAGLQMISEKFRRYLFESEEEAKTISQTSSELKLDFESVKTLLIDLSSNKPIIFLIRNFQYVHHNTIDFINYMSSYIVKHRIMIVISCNDYNKINQIEHTVLLNIPNLNLEESRNYIHRLLMQFTSREDANTVPDTLIEEIYKRSAGNPEFIVEILVDLIQRKKLYYDKQLHYPQDLSDYQLPTRLLHSIYSRLSHLKDDNYLRLQKLSVVQTPLTRELMLYILKIKDAELYSLLNDGNYNEILRKQGKLFYFTFREAKERLYNECNERMHILVSRRVLKFYASESILDFDTCHGLIVNSFLANDYACARQYYLKYYAMLNEENEQEKAFETILNVLNLDFNHVVQVSLKDLIEDIGKFQEKMEITGFFERAGFIVQRIAAQADFFEKYYILGTVNFLAENLNKALKNFQKAEKNAVTGRQHLLAWLAYAQVYTKLNPEKMKFYVDKALQQKLPLELQIAFIDRLAVYYSLQKDLDMAIKTIEDFLEKLPPEHDTNVMIRLAAMHNDLGVFYSEQKKIEEADEHLFNALNIWKRYNIKRYLGLIYNNLSDLYLKQGLTVISEHYSELAYQYSDTLNLTMSKALALLNQGEAKIKMGDFLTAEQKLLECQELVLSKGSDAYLQAVKRNLALAKSKIEGFGHYYSFILENEPELMAGHIKEMNPLVKTYFYYLHETGNAKKLQKLLTRNVHLNYKHIHEEEFYHNALALTAMTEKNFERALNELKIALRHAGEINNNYAIAVFYVLQIRCYYGLKDIERARELMEIALPIIKDNHYFYWQCELEILSLKFDFLDADIPLRSILRQVNDYLDSWQKYAYYQLNVELYQIKLQILIELKQDDLAEIEFSKYKEYLEQITANISSDDRQNYLNINLYYLKNLKNFNLLPLVSRSRDLVKKWNELLYNITNIHSIERIKYLIEKGLLQVLSPWQFWLMQYSEKISSYTCFLSYNTGKDDLINTELMPSIERAYKTDGLILLEQNNRHLMLVPFQIGSKRIGFLLLSDKGEMPFTKQEIYLMRTTKQHLSALLVRIEDFSQITLRIEKMNQLMFISHELMRIVNLHELEGAIVSACIDFTNATRGFLIKRDSDGAIVYKVQLNSDKQILPNVSGVSKTVLSLSQNTQEIVSTFNAVEDNRFKSAISVQDYVLHSIFCAPVVVDNTVYGYIYLDNMNDNTREMYLNIEIIKLLLEQITIALKNAMLYENLLQKNNELNTFEMLKDEFMAIVAHELNTPLTTLQGYITRLKRNLFADKEEKKDIIDKIENSVKKLILTTNDITTLNTYNLAKSLPFSSLSVQEILEIVYQEVQILSRKRKMFIKLEIEKDLRPIKANWEALHLMIYNLVLNAIRFTNDFGTVIIGARKSAFQSEKIDGKETLVLYVQDNGIGIPEYQLQNVFRKFYELNEIYAHKSGTIEYRSSGLGLGLATSKRIAELHGGKIWIKSKENEGTTVFVTIPLKQNI, from the coding sequence ATGTTTATAGACCATCGTTATGAGGTTTTGGAAAGGTTAGGTGCGGGGGTTTGGGCTAATGTTTACAAGGTGCATGATATCCGCACCGATAAAATATACACGCTGAAACTGTTTCAATATATCTCTTCGGAGGAGTTATATTCCCGTTTCAGCGCTGAAGAAATGCATCGTATAACTAAGCTGGAACATCCAAATTTGAGTAGAGTTGTAGATTTTGGTCATATAGGAGACCACATCTATTTTACCAGCGAATACTTTGACGGCAAACCTCTTTCACACTTTAAATTCAGTAAAAACCGAATAAATCTGATTTACGATATTGCTATCCAGATTTCCTATGCCTTAAATGCTTTGCATACTCAGAATATTATTCATAAAGACCTGAAATTGGAGAATGTTCTTTTCAAAATGGAAGGAAATTCCATCGTCGTTAAGCTAATTGATTATGGTTTTTCCAAAGTTGATACCCCCAAGGATTCGCAAGCGGTCTCCGGTTCGTTACCCTATCTGGCTCCGGAAGTATATTTGGGAAGACCACCCAGTAAAGCCAGTGATTATTATTCTTTGGGGGTTATTTTATACAAACTGACAACCGGCAGTTTCCCTTTCAGCATAGACCAGATAACTTCTCTTATTACAGGTGGTAACCAATATTTTATTCCTAATTTCCCCAGTGAGTTGAATAAGGATATTCCACTTCCGCTGGAGAAATTCATTTTGCGCCTGCTTGACCAAAATCCTGATAATCGTTTTACCGGCAGTGAGGAAATTGTTAATTATATCAATCGCATTCAACCGGTTCAATATTCTTTTTCGGTTTCCTGGTCTATGATCAACACTTTGCATTTTAATAGTTATCTGGTGCGGGATAAATATTCACATCAGCTTTTAGATTATATTCCTGCTATAGAAAACGGTAACGGGAAAATAATTTCCATTTTAGGTGGAGACGGATTGGGTAAGGACAGCATTATGTCCCTCTTTCGTTATCATCTGCTAAGTGGAAAATACTTTATTTTTGATTACTCCTGTTCTAAGACAGACCATGAAGCTTTTTTTGCGCTTATTAAAGAATTCGTGCGTTCTCTAAGTAAAGATGAATTTCAGGAATATGCAGGACTGCAGATGATTTCAGAAAAATTTCGCCGCTATCTTTTTGAATCGGAAGAGGAGGCGAAAACAATCAGCCAGACAAGCAGTGAATTGAAACTGGATTTTGAATCCGTAAAGACACTGCTGATTGATCTTTCCAGCAATAAGCCAATAATTTTCCTTATCCGCAATTTTCAGTATGTGCACCATAATACAATTGATTTTATCAATTATATGTCTTCATACATCGTTAAACACCGCATAATGATTGTTATCAGCTGCAACGATTATAATAAAATAAATCAGATTGAGCACACTGTTTTGCTGAATATTCCGAATTTGAACCTGGAAGAAAGCAGAAATTATATCCATCGTTTATTAATGCAATTTACTTCACGGGAAGATGCTAATACGGTGCCCGATACTTTGATTGAGGAAATATACAAACGCTCTGCAGGAAATCCTGAGTTCATAGTGGAAATATTGGTGGATTTAATTCAGCGGAAAAAACTCTATTACGATAAGCAATTGCATTATCCACAAGACCTTAGTGACTATCAGTTACCCACTCGCCTGTTACATTCAATATATTCGCGCTTAAGTCATTTAAAAGATGATAACTATCTGCGTCTGCAAAAATTAAGTGTAGTTCAAACACCTTTAACGAGGGAATTGATGCTCTATATTCTAAAAATAAAAGATGCTGAATTGTATTCCCTGTTGAATGACGGTAATTATAACGAAATTTTAAGAAAACAAGGTAAACTTTTTTACTTCACTTTCAGGGAAGCCAAAGAGCGTCTTTATAACGAATGTAACGAGCGAATGCATATTTTAGTATCCAGAAGAGTTTTGAAGTTTTATGCTTCGGAAAGTATTCTGGATTTTGATACCTGTCACGGTTTAATTGTCAATTCCTTTTTGGCAAATGATTATGCCTGTGCTCGCCAGTATTATTTGAAATATTATGCGATGCTGAATGAGGAGAATGAACAGGAAAAGGCATTTGAAACTATCCTCAATGTTCTGAATTTGGATTTTAATCATGTGGTGCAAGTATCCCTAAAGGATTTAATTGAAGATATTGGTAAATTTCAGGAAAAGATGGAAATTACCGGTTTCTTTGAGCGTGCCGGATTTATTGTGCAAAGGATAGCTGCTCAAGCCGATTTCTTTGAAAAATACTACATTTTAGGGACAGTTAATTTTCTGGCTGAAAACCTGAATAAAGCCCTGAAGAATTTCCAGAAAGCGGAAAAAAACGCTGTTACGGGAAGGCAGCATCTTCTTGCCTGGTTGGCTTATGCTCAGGTTTACACCAAGCTGAATCCTGAAAAGATGAAATTCTATGTAGATAAAGCGTTGCAGCAAAAATTGCCGTTAGAGCTCCAAATTGCGTTTATAGATAGATTAGCGGTTTACTATTCTCTGCAGAAAGATTTGGATATGGCAATTAAGACCATAGAGGATTTTCTGGAAAAATTACCTCCAGAACACGATACTAATGTAATGATTCGTTTGGCAGCTATGCATAACGATTTAGGTGTTTTTTACAGTGAACAGAAAAAGATTGAAGAAGCGGATGAACATCTTTTTAATGCTTTGAACATCTGGAAAAGATATAATATCAAACGCTATCTGGGTTTAATTTACAACAATCTTTCCGATTTGTATCTGAAACAGGGTTTAACTGTTATCTCAGAACATTATTCCGAGCTTGCCTATCAATATTCTGATACCCTCAATTTAACAATGTCTAAAGCATTGGCATTATTAAATCAGGGAGAAGCAAAAATAAAAATGGGTGATTTTCTAACGGCGGAACAGAAACTTCTGGAATGCCAGGAATTGGTTCTATCCAAAGGTAGCGATGCCTATCTGCAAGCGGTGAAACGCAATCTTGCCTTAGCTAAAAGCAAGATTGAGGGTTTTGGCCATTACTACAGTTTTATTTTGGAGAATGAACCTGAATTGATGGCTGGACATATTAAAGAAATGAATCCCCTGGTAAAGACCTATTTTTACTATCTGCACGAAACAGGAAATGCTAAAAAGCTGCAAAAACTACTCACCCGGAATGTGCATCTCAATTATAAACATATTCACGAAGAGGAATTTTATCATAACGCTTTGGCTTTAACTGCTATGACAGAAAAGAATTTTGAGCGTGCCTTGAACGAACTGAAGATTGCTTTAAGACACGCCGGAGAAATCAACAATAATTATGCCATAGCCGTTTTCTATGTTTTGCAAATTCGCTGTTACTACGGTTTGAAAGATATTGAACGCGCTCGGGAGCTGATGGAAATTGCTTTGCCTATTATTAAAGATAATCATTATTTCTATTGGCAATGCGAGCTGGAGATTCTTTCGCTGAAGTTTGACTTCCTGGATGCCGATATCCCTTTACGCTCTATTTTAAGGCAGGTGAATGATTATCTGGATTCCTGGCAGAAATATGCCTATTACCAGCTGAATGTGGAACTGTATCAAATAAAATTACAAATACTTATAGAATTGAAACAGGATGATTTGGCGGAAATTGAATTTAGTAAATACAAGGAATATCTGGAACAAATTACAGCCAATATCAGTTCCGATGATAGACAGAACTACCTGAACATTAATCTTTATTACCTTAAAAACCTGAAGAACTTCAACCTCCTGCCGCTTGTTTCACGCAGCCGGGATTTAGTGAAAAAATGGAATGAACTGCTATATAATATAACGAATATTCACAGCATTGAAAGAATTAAATACCTGATAGAGAAAGGGCTCTTGCAAGTTCTTTCTCCCTGGCAATTCTGGCTGATGCAATATTCGGAGAAAATATCATCCTATACCTGTTTTCTCAGTTATAATACCGGAAAGGATGATTTAATCAATACAGAATTGATGCCCTCAATTGAAAGAGCATATAAAACAGACGGCTTAATTTTACTGGAACAAAATAATCGTCATTTAATGCTTGTTCCATTTCAAATCGGCTCTAAAAGAATAGGGTTCCTTTTGCTTTCCGATAAAGGTGAAATGCCATTTACGAAACAGGAAATATACCTGATGAGAACTACTAAACAACACCTTTCAGCTCTGCTGGTAAGAATTGAGGATTTCAGCCAAATTACCTTACGCATAGAAAAAATGAATCAATTGATGTTCATAAGCCACGAATTAATGAGAATTGTGAATCTGCACGAACTGGAAGGAGCTATTGTTTCTGCCTGCATAGATTTTACTAATGCCACCAGAGGTTTTCTAATTAAACGGGATAGCGATGGAGCAATTGTTTACAAAGTGCAGCTTAATTCCGATAAACAAATCCTGCCCAATGTTTCAGGTGTTAGCAAAACAGTTCTTAGTTTATCGCAAAACACCCAGGAAATTGTTTCTACTTTTAATGCGGTGGAAGATAATCGTTTTAAAAGTGCCATTAGCGTTCAGGATTATGTTTTGCACAGTATCTTTTGTGCTCCTGTTGTTGTGGATAATACCGTTTACGGCTATATCTATCTGGATAATATGAATGATAATACCCGGGAAATGTATCTGAATATTGAAATTATAAAGCTGCTCCTGGAACAGATTACTATTGCTCTTAAAAATGCAATGCTCTACGAAAATCTGCTGCAAAAAAATAATGAACTGAATACCTTTGAGATGTTGAAGGACGAATTTATGGCAATCGTTGCCCATGAACTAAATACTCCCTTAACTACTCTACAGGGTTATATCACTCGTCTGAAACGCAATCTCTTTGCAGATAAAGAGGAGAAAAAGGATATCATAGATAAAATTGAGAATTCGGTAAAAAAACTTATCTTAACTACTAATGATATAACTACACTTAATACATATAACTTAGCCAAATCCCTGCCCTTTTCTTCTCTTTCGGTTCAAGAAATTTTGGAAATCGTTTATCAGGAAGTGCAAATCCTTTCCCGCAAACGCAAGATGTTTATAAAATTGGAGATAGAGAAGGATTTACGCCCGATAAAAGCAAACTGGGAAGCGCTCCATTTGATGATTTACAATTTGGTGTTGAATGCTATTCGCTTTACTAACGACTTTGGCACTGTTATCATCGGAGCACGCAAATCTGCTTTCCAAAGTGAAAAAATAGACGGAAAAGAAACCCTTGTCCTCTATGTGCAGGATAACGGCATTGGTATTCCGGAATATCAACTTCAGAATGTTTTTCGCAAGTTTTACGAACTAAACGAAATATATGCTCATAAATCTGGAACTATTGAATATCGCAGTAGCGGTTTGGGTTTGGGACTTGCCACTTCCAAACGCATTGCTGAACTGCACGGTGGCAAAATATGGATTAAAAGCAAAGAAAATGAAGGAACTACTGTGTTTGTAACCATCCCCTTAAAACAAAATATTTAG
- a CDS encoding tetratricopeptide repeat protein, translated as MKRLFLLPSILLLACFCFAEYITPQNDVPMMAASNSELYAYRYITELYKEGDSLNLSKEITQFKASYPESAYLPYIRFIEGNLAMEAKAYESAIAIYKSLLDTHINQNIHCEIILNYAYCLSRLKQFDPALKLLQRLENETGNPIYLESANSLRGDIYYSSGQYYSAEKAYLRAVKSFPDNEELHYSLFLTYLALEKEPEALALLKTQTPKDTYFLNYLKNWLEYLLVNERYDDFDNFVKVYNLEATAFVPEIVDIRIRRALCSNDYTSTAYFLQNIKESSLQFQYYQALLLINEGKEQQADSLLTVLVTSGKAEIAVPAYLERLKLLFRRNPSSAIEQLQTYLKQATNDLMKAELYYTLGYFYFQQGNYTDAIRQLGQARNYETTRELNGRIDFLIGEAFYAAGNSAMAKDAFNRYLNRYPTGIHRDKAYFYLGYLSFQEKDYLQAKTNFTELTVSYPDSQYCNEAVYYLAEMDFYLANYNLALEKYLSLYAKNPGNELISLRLAQIYYYLGDYDQSEGFLKDIVPNYDVCLLKGNIMLAKKNYAPALDQFFLAEGYATDNVRKIEAQSYRALCLYQMKKFKEASALYLKLSSSKESPDTYLYLAAKSAFAARDYHLALELYDDFIDKYPESTYFLDALAEIANAYYNMGNYARAVDDWINLLSRFRNTTQFNEKQLATIHDALVGLELALKRLDNKDEILAELLVLPDSFFSEYLKFELNYILVKVYADELQWAELITSAEKIRAEFPQQKKEDIDLLMATALIELNQYAEADTLLADLYANSKDNKALLKWAELEFITGNYSSAQEKYLLAYKNKADSEIWVKLLECSEANNYESFDEFWSLGATYLKNHPEVNVIRLRQLYSSQRFEEAKQLAEFIINNNLSTFDHATAFLVMGMVDYCNQSYPAAIATFKKVVVLFPEYKDIRSKAVFYIVLSLLESEARTEAEAFFTKYETELEEAEKKVLLELLEENQ; from the coding sequence ATGAAAAGATTATTTCTTTTGCCCTCTATCCTGCTTCTTGCTTGTTTCTGTTTTGCAGAATATATTACTCCGCAAAATGATGTGCCTATGATGGCTGCAAGTAACAGCGAATTATATGCTTATCGCTATATTACTGAACTTTATAAAGAAGGTGATTCTCTAAACCTGAGCAAGGAAATTACCCAATTTAAAGCTTCCTATCCGGAATCGGCTTATTTACCTTATATCCGGTTTATTGAAGGTAACCTGGCAATGGAAGCAAAAGCGTATGAATCCGCAATTGCAATTTATAAATCGCTTCTGGATACCCATATCAATCAGAATATCCACTGCGAAATAATTCTGAATTATGCTTACTGCCTTTCCCGCTTAAAACAATTTGACCCTGCTCTGAAGCTGCTACAGCGTTTAGAAAATGAAACCGGCAACCCTATCTATCTTGAATCTGCGAACAGCTTAAGAGGAGATATATATTACAGCTCGGGCCAATATTATTCTGCTGAAAAAGCATACTTGCGGGCAGTAAAAAGCTTTCCCGATAATGAAGAACTGCACTATTCCCTGTTTTTAACTTATCTGGCTTTGGAAAAAGAACCGGAAGCATTAGCACTACTTAAAACGCAAACCCCTAAAGATACATACTTCTTAAATTACCTTAAGAATTGGCTGGAATATCTCTTAGTAAATGAGCGTTACGATGATTTTGACAATTTTGTGAAGGTCTATAATCTGGAGGCAACCGCTTTCGTTCCCGAAATTGTAGATATCAGAATCAGACGGGCTTTATGTTCTAACGATTATACATCTACTGCCTATTTCTTGCAAAATATAAAGGAATCCTCTTTGCAATTTCAATATTACCAGGCGCTATTGCTGATAAATGAAGGAAAAGAACAACAGGCAGATTCCCTTTTGACTGTTCTGGTAACTTCCGGTAAGGCGGAAATTGCAGTTCCTGCCTATTTGGAACGCTTAAAACTGCTTTTCCGCAGAAATCCTTCTTCTGCTATTGAACAGTTACAGACCTATCTGAAACAGGCAACTAATGACCTGATGAAAGCCGAATTATATTATACTTTGGGCTATTTTTACTTTCAGCAGGGAAACTATACTGATGCTATCAGGCAATTGGGGCAAGCCAGAAATTACGAGACCACGCGGGAATTGAACGGCAGAATTGATTTTTTAATTGGAGAAGCATTTTATGCTGCCGGAAATAGTGCTATGGCAAAAGACGCTTTTAACCGTTATCTAAATCGCTATCCTACCGGAATTCATAGAGATAAGGCATATTTTTATCTGGGCTATCTCAGCTTTCAGGAAAAAGATTATCTGCAGGCGAAAACCAATTTTACCGAACTTACTGTCTCCTATCCCGATTCTCAGTATTGCAATGAAGCAGTTTACTATTTGGCAGAGATGGATTTCTATTTGGCAAATTACAATCTGGCGCTGGAAAAATATCTCTCTTTATATGCTAAAAATCCAGGCAATGAGTTGATCTCTTTGCGTCTTGCACAGATTTATTACTATTTGGGTGATTATGACCAGAGCGAAGGTTTTCTGAAAGATATTGTTCCCAATTACGATGTTTGTCTTTTGAAAGGGAATATAATGCTGGCAAAGAAAAATTATGCTCCTGCTTTAGACCAGTTCTTTCTGGCGGAGGGTTATGCAACCGATAATGTGCGGAAAATTGAAGCCCAAAGCTATAGAGCTCTTTGCCTGTATCAAATGAAAAAGTTTAAAGAGGCGTCAGCATTATACTTGAAACTTTCCAGCTCTAAAGAAAGTCCCGATACCTATCTTTATCTGGCTGCCAAATCTGCTTTTGCTGCCAGAGATTATCACCTGGCTTTAGAGCTTTATGACGATTTTATAGATAAATATCCGGAGTCCACCTATTTTCTGGATGCTCTTGCTGAGATAGCCAATGCCTATTACAATATGGGAAATTATGCCAGAGCTGTGGACGACTGGATAAATCTTCTTTCTCGCTTCCGCAATACAACTCAGTTTAACGAAAAACAGCTGGCTACCATTCACGATGCCTTAGTAGGTTTGGAACTGGCTTTAAAACGCTTGGACAATAAAGATGAAATTCTGGCTGAACTGCTTGTTTTGCCTGATTCTTTCTTCAGTGAATATCTTAAATTTGAATTAAACTATATTCTGGTGAAGGTCTATGCGGATGAATTACAATGGGCGGAATTAATTACCAGCGCTGAAAAAATTAGAGCTGAATTTCCGCAGCAAAAAAAAGAAGATATTGACCTGTTGATGGCTACTGCACTGATAGAATTGAATCAATATGCCGAAGCCGATACCCTGCTTGCAGATTTATATGCTAACAGTAAAGATAACAAAGCACTGTTGAAATGGGCGGAATTGGAATTTATTACCGGTAATTATTCCTCGGCACAGGAAAAATACCTGCTTGCCTATAAGAATAAAGCTGATAGCGAGATATGGGTAAAACTGCTGGAGTGCTCCGAAGCCAATAACTATGAGAGCTTTGACGAATTCTGGTCTTTGGGAGCCACCTACCTTAAAAATCATCCCGAAGTAAATGTTATCCGGCTAAGGCAACTTTACAGCAGCCAGCGTTTTGAAGAAGCTAAACAATTGGCTGAATTTATTATCAATAATAATCTCTCAACTTTTGACCACGCTACTGCCTTCCTGGTGATGGGAATGGTTGATTACTGTAATCAATCCTATCCTGCGGCTATCGCTACCTTCAAAAAGGTGGTAGTGTTGTTTCCCGAATACAAAGATATTCGTAGTAAGGCAGTATTTTATATTGTGCTTTCCCTGCTGGAATCTGAAGCCAGAACGGAAGCGGAGGCATTCTTCACCAAATACGAAACAGAACTGGAGGAAGCAGAAAAGAAGGTATTGCTTGAACTTTTGGAGGAAAATCAATGA
- a CDS encoding divergent polysaccharide deacetylase family protein, whose amino-acid sequence MPKVRKKKLHRVKRRRKDGNLGIFILAGVICSFFIWFITSEPVPKSSAQNANIVTEQKKDKPQKQKKKAKKAGKAITKGGAKSSVQDSKSAAEVSETIEHTPETAITATINKLGIPKSYFRKRNVENVTVFNVPIDKSEMDLVYANMIFKGELERNGAKFIKGTDTKGKQTLLFSFPDSAKQYQINIYYDSNLYQNKQKKRTITIVVDDFGTIGGELLSGFLALDKEICFAIIPDEQFSVQTMNLAKEQGRLAIIHIPMEPIGYPEVNPGKNPILVQYDAHQIDKILSRFIEQLPYCEGVNNHMGSLATTDEDVMNAVMATLKKYNKFYLDSRTTNVSVAYSIAQKNHLRSYRNDLFLDSPNISQSTMDAKLNQIIELSNRNQNVIAITHCHNSDKLDYLKSIINRLKAAGFTLIPLNEIDKYNVPSIL is encoded by the coding sequence ATGCCCAAGGTGCGTAAAAAGAAACTGCACAGAGTGAAGAGACGCAGAAAAGACGGTAATCTGGGCATTTTTATTCTGGCAGGAGTAATATGCTCGTTCTTTATATGGTTTATCACCTCAGAACCGGTTCCTAAAAGTTCAGCGCAAAACGCTAATATCGTTACTGAACAAAAGAAAGATAAACCGCAAAAACAGAAGAAGAAAGCGAAAAAAGCAGGGAAAGCGATAACTAAAGGCGGAGCAAAAAGTTCGGTTCAGGATTCTAAATCGGCAGCTGAGGTCTCGGAAACTATAGAACATACGCCGGAAACGGCTATTACTGCTACAATTAATAAACTGGGGATTCCCAAATCCTATTTCCGTAAACGTAATGTAGAAAATGTAACCGTGTTCAATGTTCCTATAGATAAATCGGAAATGGACCTTGTGTATGCGAATATGATATTCAAAGGTGAACTGGAACGCAACGGAGCTAAATTCATCAAAGGGACGGACACGAAAGGAAAGCAGACATTACTCTTCAGTTTTCCCGATAGTGCTAAACAGTATCAGATAAATATCTATTACGATAGCAATCTATACCAAAACAAGCAGAAAAAGCGGACTATTACTATCGTTGTAGATGATTTCGGAACAATTGGAGGAGAACTGCTTTCCGGTTTTCTGGCTCTGGATAAAGAAATCTGCTTTGCCATTATTCCAGATGAACAGTTCAGCGTTCAAACAATGAACCTGGCAAAGGAACAGGGTCGTTTAGCTATCATTCATATTCCGATGGAACCCATTGGTTACCCGGAAGTTAATCCTGGAAAGAATCCCATTTTAGTTCAATATGATGCTCATCAGATTGATAAAATTCTTTCTCGCTTTATAGAACAATTGCCCTATTGCGAAGGAGTGAATAATCACATGGGTAGTTTGGCAACCACGGATGAAGATGTGATGAATGCTGTGATGGCTACCTTGAAGAAATACAATAAATTTTATTTGGACAGTCGCACAACTAATGTTTCCGTGGCATATTCCATAGCCCAAAAGAATCATCTCCGGTCTTATCGTAATGATTTATTTCTGGATTCTCCCAATATCAGTCAATCCACTATGGATGCCAAATTAAATCAGATAATAGAGCTTTCCAATCGTAATCAGAATGTGATTGCTATTACTCATTGTCACAATAGCGATAAGCTGGATTACTTAAAAAGCATTATCAACCGTCTGAAAGCTGCAGGTTTCACTTTGATTCCACTTAATGAAATAGATAAATATAATGTCCCTTCCATACTTTAG